From a single Streptomyces sp. 1331.2 genomic region:
- a CDS encoding S1 family peptidase translates to MKRQLGRVFSLLAGLVLGAGALVLPAAASPAPSPTVVGGTRAAQGEFPFMVRLSMGCGGALYTSQIVLTAAHCVDGTGADSSITATFGVVDLRSGSAIKVQSSYVYQSPAFTGAENGDDWALIKLASPVTSSQVSTLPIATTTAYDKGTFTIMGWGAAREGGAQQRYLLKAAVPFVDDATCAGAYPGLNTAGSLCAGYVAQGGVDTCQGDSGGPMVRQDTAGRWVQVGIVSWGNGCARAGYPGVYTQVSTYAADIAAAAAGL, encoded by the coding sequence ATGAAGCGTCAACTCGGCAGAGTCTTCAGCCTGTTGGCCGGCCTGGTGCTCGGCGCCGGCGCGCTGGTGCTGCCCGCTGCCGCCTCGCCCGCGCCCTCGCCGACCGTCGTCGGCGGCACGCGGGCGGCGCAGGGCGAGTTCCCGTTCATGGTGCGGCTCTCGATGGGGTGCGGCGGCGCGCTCTACACCTCGCAGATCGTGCTCACCGCCGCCCACTGCGTCGACGGCACCGGCGCCGACAGCAGCATCACCGCCACCTTCGGCGTGGTCGACCTGCGCAGCGGCAGCGCGATCAAGGTGCAGTCCTCGTACGTCTACCAGTCGCCCGCCTTCACCGGTGCCGAGAACGGCGACGACTGGGCGCTGATCAAGCTGGCCTCGCCGGTGACCAGCAGCCAGGTCAGCACCCTGCCGATCGCCACCACCACGGCCTACGACAAGGGCACCTTCACCATCATGGGCTGGGGCGCGGCGCGCGAGGGCGGTGCCCAGCAGCGGTACCTGCTCAAGGCCGCCGTCCCGTTCGTCGACGACGCCACCTGCGCCGGCGCGTACCCGGGCCTGAACACCGCCGGCTCGCTCTGTGCGGGCTACGTCGCCCAGGGCGGCGTGGACACCTGTCAGGGCGACTCCGGCGGCCCGATGGTCCGCCAGGACACGGCCGGCCGCTGGGTCCAGGTCGGCATCGTCAGCTGGGGCAACGGCTGCGCCCGCGCCGGCTACCCGGGCGTGTACACCCAGGTGAGCACCTACGCGGCGGACATCGCCGCCGCGGCCGCCGGCCTCTGA
- a CDS encoding EI24 domain-containing protein — protein MRDLVAGMKYLVEGQKWVGRHGRWWGFGMLPALLALIGYVAALAFLAARAGDLAAWATPFADHWGSPWRALLRDTLAAVAFGGGLLLSVLTFTAVALLVGQPFYEALCAKVDETEGGAPTPPDTALWRELLVALRDSASVLVRVAGFGVLLFACGFIPVVGQTVVPALGFLVSGFFLTVELTAVALQRRGVPQRERIRLLRARLGLALGFGTPLVLAFLVPLVTVLAMPGAVAGATLLARDLVPAGAGEEEEEKEEEQPTAPFPTPAARPAPGNPYATP, from the coding sequence ATGCGGGATCTTGTGGCGGGGATGAAGTACCTGGTCGAAGGCCAGAAGTGGGTGGGCCGGCACGGCCGCTGGTGGGGCTTCGGGATGCTGCCGGCCCTGCTCGCCCTGATCGGCTACGTCGCCGCGCTCGCCTTCCTCGCCGCCCGCGCCGGGGACCTCGCCGCCTGGGCGACCCCGTTCGCCGACCACTGGGGCTCACCCTGGCGGGCACTGCTGCGCGACACGCTCGCGGCGGTCGCCTTCGGCGGCGGCCTGCTGCTCTCCGTGCTCACCTTCACCGCCGTCGCACTGCTGGTCGGGCAGCCCTTCTACGAGGCGCTCTGCGCCAAGGTCGACGAGACCGAGGGCGGTGCACCCACCCCGCCGGACACCGCGCTCTGGCGCGAGCTGCTGGTCGCGCTGCGCGACAGCGCGTCCGTGCTGGTGCGGGTGGCCGGGTTCGGTGTGCTGCTGTTCGCCTGCGGGTTCATCCCGGTGGTCGGGCAGACGGTGGTCCCGGCGCTCGGCTTCCTGGTCTCCGGCTTCTTCCTGACCGTCGAGCTGACGGCCGTCGCCCTCCAGCGGCGCGGGGTGCCGCAGCGCGAGCGGATCCGGCTGCTGCGCGCCCGGCTCGGGCTGGCGCTGGGCTTCGGGACGCCGCTGGTGCTGGCCTTCCTGGTGCCGCTGGTGACGGTGCTCGCCATGCCGGGGGCCGTCGCCGGCGCCACCCTGCTGGCCCGCGATCTCGTCCCGGCCGGGGCGGGAGAGGAAGAGGAGGAGAAGGAGGAGGAGCAGCCGACCGCACCCTTCCCCACCCCCGCCGCACGGCCCGCTCCCGGGAACCCGTACGCGACCCCGTGA